In Hippoglossus stenolepis isolate QCI-W04-F060 chromosome 20, HSTE1.2, whole genome shotgun sequence, the following are encoded in one genomic region:
- the slc25a29 gene encoding mitochondrial basic amino acids transporter has product MDFLAGCIGGAAGVLVGHPFDTVKVRLQVQSVDRPLYRGTYHCFQSIIRQESLLGLYKGIGSPMMGLTFINAIVFGVQGNTMRRLGNDTPLNQFLAGAAAGAIQCVICCPMELAKTRMQMQGTGEKKSSRRLYKNSLDCLVRIYNREGVRGVNRGMVTTLIRETPGFGVYFLAYDVLTRYLGCEPNDRYMIPKLLFSGGMAGIASWLSTYPVDVIKSRLQADGVGGVYKYSGIADCVRQSVRREGYMVFTRGLTSTLLRAFPVNAATFATVTLVLMYARGVEQRPQDCELAQPSHHAQIQPQAQPSSL; this is encoded by the exons GTGCTGCTGGAGTCTTGGTTGGAcacccatttgacacagttaAG GTGAGACTGCAGGTCCAGAGTGTTGATAGGCCACTGTACCGCGGGACCTACCACTGTTTCCAGTCCATTATCCGGCAGGAGTCG ctGTTGGGATTGTACAAAGGCATCGGGTCCCCCATGATGGGCCTTACGTTCATCAATGCTATAGTGTTCGGTGTTCAGGGAAACACCATGCGTCGCCTGGGAAACGACACCCCTTTGAACCAGTTCCTTGCAGGTGCAGCGGCAGGGGCCATCCAGTGCGTCATCTGCTGCCCCATGGAGCTGGCTAAGACCCGCATGCAAATGCAGGGTACCGGGGAGAAGAAATCCTCCAGGAGGTTGTACAAGAACTCCCTGGACTGCTTGGTACGCATCTACAACCGTGAGGGTGTGAGGGGAGTGAACAGAGGCATGGTGACCACGCTTATCCGAGAAACCCCTGGCTTCGGAGTGTATTTCCTGGCCTACGATGTGCTGACACGTTACCTTGGCTGTGAGCCCAACGACCGCTACATGATCCCCAAGCTGCTGTTTTCCGGGGGCATGGCTGGCATCGCCTCCTGGCTCTCCACTTACCCTGTGGATGTGATCAAATCGCGGCTCCAGGCGGATGGGGTGGGTGGAGTATACAAGTACAGCGGCATCGCTGACTGTGTGCGACAgagtgtgaggagagagggctACATGGTGTTCACGCGGGGCCTCACCTCCACGCTGCTGCGGGCCTTCCCTGTGAATGCAGCCACCTTTGCTACGGTCACCCTCGTTCTCATGTACGCTCGGGGGGTGGAACAACGACCACAAGACTGTGAGCTGGCTCAGCCAAGCCACCACGCACAGATACAGCCGCAGGCCCAACCCTCCAGCCTGTGA